Part of the Candidatus Chlorohelix allophototropha genome, GTCAATCATATTACAGGGCGAATAATGCTAATCCTTGCCCATGAAGATGGTATAACCCAGAATTATCTCACCGGTTGTATCGGCGTAGATGCCAGCATGATTACCCGTACCGTAAAAGAAATGGAAACCGATCTAGGTTGGATTCGGCGTGAGCGTGACCATACCGATAATCGGCTTGTAAGGGTTTTTTTAACCGAGACGGGGATTATACAGGCAAATATTATATTGCAACAGGTCAAAGCTCTTAACCAGCAATTAACTAGTAAGCTCAGTCAGTCCGACTTAGCCCAAATGAAAAACTATCTTTATATACTGGAAGAAACCGCTCGGAGTATTTTTGAGAACAACTTTAATGAGGCTGAACACAAATAGATCTAGAAAGGAAAGAATATCTTGAAAAAGATACCCTATCGCTACGCCGTAGCCTTAAGCGCTGCTTTAGGTCTTTTTATGGCGGTGCTGGATAACACTATAGTGAACGTTTCGCTAACGGCTATGCTGAAAAGCTTCAGCGATCAAGACTCTACCGTTACTATTAATACAATCCAATGGGTTATAACCGGATACTTCCTAGCTCAGGCGGCAGTCATACCCGTAGCTGGATATTTCAGCCACCGCTATGGCTTAAGACGAATTTTCCTTT contains:
- a CDS encoding MarR family winged helix-turn-helix transcriptional regulator; this encodes MDKLNNTIPTPPQFFSDQSEDSFLPRLLGQTLLAIRQVLEKTLGVNHITGRIMLILAHEDGITQNYLTGCIGVDASMITRTVKEMETDLGWIRRERDHTDNRLVRVFLTETGIIQANIILQQVKALNQQLTSKLSQSDLAQMKNYLYILEETARSIFENNFNEAEHK